Below is a window of Leucobacter chromiiresistens DNA.
CGCCTCGAAGCAGCGCCGCACGCGCGCTTCGAGTGCGAGGAGCTGCTCCGTGGTCTCGGCCCGCACGTACCAGCGCCCCTCGGTGCGCTCGGGGATCGCGTTGGGCGCCTCTCCGCCGCGCGTCTGCACGCCGTGCACGCGCACTCCGGAGGGGAGCTGCTGCCGCAGCAGCGCGATGGCCGTCTGGGCGATGATGAACGCGTCGTTCGCGTTCACCCCGCGCTCGGGGTAGGCGGCGGCGTGAGCGGCGACGCCGTCGTACTGCACGTGCCAGTGCGCCACGGCGAAGGGGCGGGCTTCGGCCACGTCGACGGGGGCGGGGTGGGCCATGAGCGCGAGGTCGAGCTCGGCGAATGCGCCGCGTCGCAGCAGTTCGATCTTGCCGCCGCCGCCCTCCTCGGCGGGCGTGCCGATCACCTCGACCGCGACGCCGACCTCGTTCGCGACGGCGGCGAGGGCGATGGCGGCCCCCGTCGACATGGCGGCGATCAGGTTGTGGCCGCAGGCGTGGCCGAGCCCGGGCAGGGCGTCGTACTCGGCGAGCAGCCCGACGGTGAAGCGCGCAGCGCCCGGATCGCCGAAGGTCGCCCGGAGCGCGGTGTCGAGGCCGAGGTAGGGGCGCTCGACCGTGAATCCGTGCGACGCGAGCAGCGCGGCGACCGCAGTCGACGAGCGGTGCTCCCGCCAGCCCGGCTCGGGGTCGCCGTGCAGGCGGTTCGACAGCGCGACGAGGTCGGCGTCGATGCGCTCGCGCTCGGCGGCGATGCGCTCCTTCAGCGCGTCACTCATCGCCGGGCACCCCGTACGACGGCGCGGCCGACGGGTCGAGGCCGCGGTCGACGTACGCGTCGCGCTGCGGCAGCCACACGTCGAGCGCTCGGCGCAGTTCGACGATCGGGTGCTCCGACCAGTCGACGCGCAGGTCGGTGACGCGCCAGCCGGCGTTCGCGACGACGGAGATGCCGGCGGAGTGCACGGGGCCCGCCTCGCCGCCCGCGTCGATCGCGGCCTCCAGCGCTGCGAGGAGCCGCTGCTCGATCGGGCCCTCCGAGGCGAGCGCCGTCTCCACCAGCGCGTCGAGCACGTCGAGGCTCGCGAGCATGTTGCCGCCCGCGACGGCGTTCTCCCGCTCCGCGGAGCCGAAGACGCCGAGCGCCTGCGCACCCGAGTGGACCGCGGTGCGCCCCTCGGCGTCGATCACGAGCAGCTGACGGTAGGCGATCGAGGCGTCGTCGGCTGCGGAGACCACGGCTTCGAGGGCCTGCGCCGCCGCGTCGCCCGCGCGCAGGCGGTCGAGGAGCCGGTGGCCGAGCCGCGGGTCGGTGACGTTCTGCGAGTGGGCTCCGCCGACGCGGTCGGCGAGGTTCACGCAGCGCGCCGCCACCGCGGGGGAGGACGACGAGATGGCCGATCCGAACTCCCCCGACTCGGGGTCGCGCAGCAGCAGTGAGAAGGTCATGCGCTCACCGCTCGCTCAGCACGGCGGTCGCGTCGATCTCGACGAGCCACTCGGGGCGGGCGAGGGCCTGCACGACGATGCCGGTCGAGACGGGGTAGACGCCGCGCAGCCACTTGCCGACGGTGCGGTAGACGTCTTCGCGGTAGCGCGGATCGACGATGTAGATGGTGACCTTCACGATGTCGGCGAGTCGGCTGCCCGCCTCCGCGAGCAGCATCTCGATGTTGGCCATCGCCTGCTCGGTCTGGGCGGCGACGTCGCCGATGCCGACGGATTCGCGGGTGTCGAGGTCCTGCCCGATCTGCCCGCGCAGGTAGACGACGCCGCCCGCCACGACCGCCTGGCACAGGTCGTTGTCGAGGTTCTGCTCGGGATACGTCTCTTTCGTGTTGAACTTGCGCAGACGCACGTGGGTCGTTTCCGTCACGGGTTCCTCCTCGTCGAGTGGCGCTCGTGCGCCCGGCTTCACTTCATTCTCGAAGCGCCCTCGGCATCTGTAAAATAGCTAAAAGTTACGCACGTCATCTGTCGATCAGATCGTGCCGAGCGCGTCTCGACGGCGCGCGATCGAGCGAGGAGGCCCGGCATGGCGCAACGATTCCCCATCACGCTGACGCAGCTCGTGTACTTCGCCGAATGCGCGAAGACCCTGAACATGACGGCGGCGAGCGCCGAGCTGCACGTCGCCCAATCGGCCGTGTCGACGGCGATCACGCAACTGGAGCGCTCGCTCGGCGCGTCGCTCTTCATCCGCCAGCACTCGAAGGGGCTCATTCTGACGCACGCCGGCGAGACCCTGCTGCGCGACGCCCACCAGCTGTTCGGGTCGCTGCACAGCACGATCGACACGATTCGAGCCGATCAGAGCCACGTGCAGGGCGCCATCACGATCGCCTGCTTCACGACGCTCGCTCCGTTCGTGCTCCCGCGGCTGCTCAGCGAGCTGCGCGACGCGCACCCCGAGCTCGAGGTGACGGTGCGCGAGGGGGACCACGCGGAGTGCCTCGCCGCGCTGCGAGACGGCAGCGCGGAGCTCGCCGTCACGTACGACCTCCCGAGCGGCGACGGCATCGAGAACACGCGGGTCGCCGAGTTCCGGCCGTACGTGATCCTCGCGCGCTCGCATCCCCTCGCCTCCCGCGAGCGCCTCGCGCTCGCCGAGCTCGCCGACGAGCCGTTCGTGCTGCTCGATCTCCCGAGCAGCACCGACTACTTCGTGCGCATCCTCACCGAGGCGGGCATCACCCCGAACCTGCGCTACCGCAGCCGGAGCTACGAGACCGTGCGCTCCATGGTGGCGATGGGGCTCGGCTTCTCGATCCTCAATCAGCGGCCGCGCACCGCGCAGACGTACGCGGGCGCCGAGACGGTCGCCGTCGAGATCTCCGACGACGCCCCGGGCCTCACCCTGGAGGTCTCGTCGCTCGCGCAGGTGCGGCGCACGAGCCGTGGGCGCGCCGTCGAGCAGGCGATCCGCACGCTCTTCGCACCCGCCTGACGATCCGCAAAAGCGATCACTCGTCGGCGCGCGATCTGCCTGAGCGATCGAGTGCACCGCGAACGTGTATTGGCGCAGCACTCCCCTCGTGCGGTTGTCTGAACTGCACCGGGCCGCCCCAACGCCCGGAGCGCACCGAGGCATCGCCCGGGGCGCGTCAGCAGCGAAGCGACGCGAGTGGAGAAGTGACGTATGACGAGCCAGCAGATCGAGGACACGGAGGTCCTCGTCGTCGGAGCCGGCCAGGCCGGCGTAGCCATGAGTGAACACCTGTCGCAGCGCGGCATCGCGCACATCGTGCTCGAGCGCCGCCGCATCGCCGAGCGCTGGCGGTCGGAGCGGTGGGACTCGCTCGTCGCGAACGGCCCCGCCTGGCACGACCGCTTCCCCGGCATGGAGTTCGACGACGTCGACCCCGACGCGTTCGCACCGAAGGATCGCGTCGCCGCCTACTTCGAGGAGTACGCCCGCCGCTTCGCGCTGCCGATCCGCACCGGCGTCGAGGTCACCCGCGTGCGCAAGGTCGCCGGCGAACCTGGCTTCCTCGCTGAGACCACCTCGGGGGCCATCCGCGCACGCTACGTCGTGGCCGCGACCGGCGCCTTCCAGAACCCCTCCATCCCGCCGCTGGTGCCCGCCGACGCGGGCGTGCACCAGCTCCACTCGAGCGCCTACCGCAACCCCGAGCAGCTGCCCGAGGGCGGCGTGCTCGTCGTGGGCGCCGGCTCCTCCGGCGTGCAGATCGCCGACGAGCTGCGGCGATCCGGCCGAGACGTCGTGCTCGCCGTGGGCCCGCACGACCGGCCGCCGCAGCGCTACCGCGGCCGCAACTTCGTCTGGTGGCTGGGGGTGCTCGGCAAGTGGGAGGCGGCCGCTCCCCCGCAGGGCGCGGAGCACGTGACCATCGCGGTGAGCGGCGCGAACGGCGGCCGCACCATCGACTTCCGCGAGCTCGCCGCATCCGGCATCACGCTCGTGGGTCGCGCGAACGCGTACGCGAACGGGGTGCTGCGCTTCGGCGCCGACCTCGCCGCGAACATCGCGCGCGGCGATGAGAACTACCTCTCGCTGCTCGACGAGGCCGACGCGTACATCGAGCGGAACGGGCTGGACCTGCCCGAGGAGCCCGCCGCCCGCGAGTTCGGCCCCACGCCCGAGTGCGTGTCGCACCCGCTGCTCGAACTCGACCTCGCCGAGCGCGGCATCACGTCGATCGTGTGGGCGACGGGGTTCACCGTCGACTACTCGTGGCTCGAGGTCGAGGCGTTCGACGAGCGCGGGCGGCCGCTGCAGCAGCGCGGCGTCTCGGTCGAGCCGGGCGTCTACTTCCTGGGCATCCCGTGGCAGTCCCGCCGCGGGTCGAGCTTCATCTGGGGCGTCTGGCACGATGCGAAGTACGTGGCCGACCAGATCGACATCCAGCGCGGGTACGTCGCGTACGCGGGCAACTCGTACGCGGCGGGCGCCGGCGCCGAGCCCCCGCCCGCCGGCCGAGCCCCTGCCGAAATCGCGTACGCCGGATAGGGATTCGGCTCCGCCGCAGGGTCTCGGCGGAATCTCCCCCGGGCGTGGCGGGCGTGGCGTGCGACGCCGCGGCCGCCGCGCCCGCCCGTCAGACGGTGAAGTCGCTCGCCGCTCGCGCCGTGGTGATGCTCTTCATGAGGTCGATCACGGGCAGGTGGTCGGGGTGGGCGGCGTACTCGGCGAGACCCGCTTCGTCGTCGAAATCGGCGATCAGCGTCAGGTCGTAGTTCGCCCCGTCGAAGAGCTCGTTGCGGTGCACGGAGAGCGCCCGCACCGACGGCACGAGCGACTGCAGCGGTTCGAGCGCGGCGATCGCTCGTGCCGCGTGCGCGTCGCGCTCCTCGCGGGTCTCTCCGGCGAACTTCCAGCTGACGATGTGGCGCAGTGCCATGGGGGCTCCTTGACGGTGTCGGGGTGGGGCGGGCGGTCTATCGGCGGCGCAGGGCGCGCAGCGGGTTGCGGGCGGCCTTCGTCGCGGCCGCGACGAGGCGATCCGGATCGACGCGCCAGATCGCGTGCCGCCGGCCGTCGATCTGCACCACGGGGATGTGCTCGGCGTGCGCCTCGGCGAGCGCCGCATCGCGTGTGATGTCGAGCTCCTCGACCGCGACCGCGATGCCCGCAGCGTCGAGCCGCCGCCGCGCTTCGTCGACCGCCAGGCGTGCGTCGTCGCAGAGGTGGCAGCCGGGCTTGCCGATCAGGGTCAGGCGAACGGGAGACATGATGCTCCGATTCTACGTTCACCGCGCCGGCCCCGTCTTCCGGGCATGCGAAAGGCGCCGACCCCGCGGGGTCGGCGCCTTTCCTCGGCGATCCGTCTCGCGACGGCTCCGATTACTTCTTGTTGCGGCGCTGGTGACGCGTCTTCCGAAGCAGTTTGCGGTGCTTCTTCTTCGACATGCGCTTGCGACGCTTCTTGATTACTGAACCCACATTAACCTCACAACGTCTCTCGGGCCGCTGGGAGTCGGGGCCCATAAAACATACATCTTAGCTGGCGTCGGTCGCAGATGCGAACCGAGCGGTGCGAGCCGGTGCGCGCAGCCCGTCAGCCGCGCAGTTTGAAGCGGGCGACGAGCTCCTTCACCCGGTGCTCCGCGCGAGCGGCGGCGCGGCCGATCCGCTCGGCGGCGGCGGTCGCCTCCTCGGGCAGCACCTCGTCGAACTCGTCGTCCATGCCCGGCCCGGGCACGCGCTCGCCGCTCTCCGACAGGTACTCGACCGTGACCTCCGTCTCGAAACCTGCCGAGAGGAAGGGGATCACGAAATCCTCGATCATCTCGAGCGGCTCGGGATCGAGCGAGTAGTAGCGGTGCTGCCCCTTCTCGCGCACGACCACGAGCTCGGCCTCGCGCAGCACCTTCAGATGCTTCGACACCGTGGGCTGGCTGATGCCGAGCCGGCTCACGATCTCCGACACGCTCATCTCAGCGCTCTGCACGTGCTTCTCGAGCAGCGCCTGCAGAATGTCGCGACGCGTGGCGTCGGCGATGACTCCGAAGATATCTGGCATAGCCACCAGAGTAGCCGCAGCGGTCCCGTTCCGCGCTCGATCCCGGCGCCGCGGAGCGCCCTCGTACGCGCGGGCCGCCGCGCGTGTGTAGCATGACAGCATCGAATCGAGGCCGGTACGCTCCTCGGTTCTCGCCATCGCCCGAAAGCAGGAGTCGTGAGGACACGCGCTGCGAGCGTCCGGTTCACCGGATTGCTCTCGCTGAAGTCATGGATCGGCAGCATGATCCACTCGTCGCCCGCACGTGTGGCGCTGCTGGTCTTCACCGCATTGATCCTGGTGTGGACGGCGCTGCTCTCGCTGCCGATCGCGAGCCGCGCGCGCGAGGTGACCCCGCTCGCCGACGCGCTGTTCACCGCGGTCTCGGCGATCTGCGTGACGGGACTCTCGACGGTCGACATGGCGACGCACTGGTCGCTCTTCGGAGACCTGCTGATCCTCGCCGGCCTGCAGATCGGCGGCATCGGCGTGCTCACCCTCGCCAGCATTCTGGGCCTCACGGTCACCCGACGGCTCGGCCTGCGCTCGCGACTGCTCGCCGCCGGCGACACGAACCCGATGCGGATGGGCCGCGACGTGTCCGAGAGCCAGGCCGTGGGGCTGGGCGAGATCGGCGGGCTGCTCGCGGCGGTCGCGACGAGCCTCGTCGTGATCGAGCTCGCGCTCACCGTGTTCATCACGCCCCGCCTCATCGCCGAGGGCTACGACTTCTGGCACGCCCTCTGGAACGGGTTCTACCTCGCCGCGTCGGCGTTCACGAACACCGGGTTCGTGCCCCTGCCCGGCGGGCTGGAGCCATTCGCGACCGACACCTACCTGCTCAGCGTGCTCGCCGTGGGCGTCTTCCTCGGCAGCATCGGCTTCCCAGTGATCTTCGCGCTCTACCGGTACGTGATCGGCGGCGGGTGGCGCGCGCACAAGCGGCTCGGGCTGCACGCGAAGCTCACGCTGACGACGACGCTCCTCTTCGTCGTCTTCGGGTGGATCGCGATCGCGGCGCTCGAGTTCAACAACACGCGCACCCTCGGCTCGCAGAATCTGGGAGACACGCTCTTCAGCTCGGTGTACATGTCGGTGATGACCCGCTCGGGCGGGCTCGGCGTCATGGATCCCAACGACATGAACGGGTCGACGCTGCTCGTGGTCGACATGCTCATGTTCGTCGGGGGCGGCTCCGCGTCGACGGCGGGCGGCATCAAGGTGACGACCATCGCCGTGCTGTTCCTCGCGGCGTACGCCGAGGCGCGCGGCTACAAGGACATGCAGGCGTTCGACCGCCGCATCCCCAACGAGGTGCTGCGCGTCGCCGTCTCCGTGCTCATCTGGGGCGCGACGATCGTGCTCGCCGCCTCGGTCGCCATCATGCATCTCACCGGCGAGCCGCTCGACATCGTGCTGTTCGAGGTGATCTCGGCCTTCGGCACCTGCGGCCTCTCGACCGGGCTGTCGGGCGAGCTCGACGACCCCGGCAAGTACATTCTCGCCGCCACCATGTGGGCGGGCCGCGTCGGAACCGTTACGCTGGCGGCGGCGGTCGCAGCGACGAGCCGGTCGCGCATGTTCCGCCTCCCTGAAGAAAGGCCGATCGTTGGTTGATATTCGCAGTGACGCCCCCGTGATCGTCATCGGCCTCGGGCGCTTCGGCGCCGCAACGGCGGGCCAGCTCGACCGTCAGGATCGCGAGGTGCTGGTCGTCGACACCGATTCGGGCCTGGTGCAGAAGTGGGCCGACCGCGTCACCCATGCGGTGCAGGCCGACGCGCGCTCCATGGAGGCGCTCAAGCAGATCGGCGCCGACGAGTTCCAGATCGCCGTCGTCGCCACCGGAGCGTCGATCGAGTCGAGCGTGCTGATCGCCGCGAACCTCGTCGACCTCGGGGTGCCGCAGATCTGGGCGAAGGCCATCTCCATCTCGCACGGCAAGATTCTCGAGCGCATCGGCGTGCACCACGTCATCTACCCCGAGCGCGAGGCGGGCGAGCGCGTCGCGCACCTGCTGAGCGGCAGCATGCTCGACTTCATCCAATTCGACGACAACTACGTGATCGCGAAGATGTACCCGCCGCGCTCCATCCGGGGCCGCTCGCTCAGCGAGAGCGGGGTGCGCACCCGGTACCGGGTCACCGTCGTCGGCGTGAAGACGCCGGGGCAGCCCTTCACGCACGCGACGCAGGAGACGGTCGTCTCGCGGCACGACCTCATCATCGTGAGCGGCACCGCCGCAGACGTGGAGCGCTTCGCCGCCATCGGCTAGGGCTGCCGGCGCCGCGCGCACCGCTGCGCCGGGCGTGTTGGCACTCGGGCGCCGAACCGGGTAGGTTCTCCCGCGGGGGGGTGGTTTTCCTACTGAACCACCGGAGTGCGCAATGCTCAACGACCCCCTGCACGACACCAGCGGCCTGCGCGGCGCCCGAGCGAGAGCCGGGCGCGCAGCCGCCGCGAACGCACGAGGGCGAGATCCGCAGCGCATCGTCCCGCCGCTGCTGTACCTCCCCGTGCGACTGCTGCCCGATGGCTCGCGGATCGCCGAGCGGTTGCGCACCACCGACGAGCGCGTCGCCCTCCTCGCGTTCACGGCGCTCGATCGGCTCGTCGGCTCCTGCGGCCCGTCGCAGGCCTGGGCCGTCGTCGAGGTCGTCGCACTCGATGCGCTGCAGGCCGAGCAGCCGTTCGACCTCGTCGCGTTCGACCCCGACATCCCGATCGAGCTGCTCGGGGGAGGGCGCCTGTCATGACGAGCCTGTCGATCGACGGAGACGCGGTGGTATCGCTCTTCGCGAAGATGGAGCATCGGAGTGAGAATCTCAGCGCAGCGCTCTCCGCGGTACCAGCCGCTGCGGATGCGGGCGAGGCGTCCGCCGACCTCGGCGTCATCGTCGTGGCGATCCACGAACTCGCCGAGAAGGCCCAGATCGCACTCACGGGCCTCCTCGATCTCGGCATCGCAGCCGTCGACGACCTGCTCGCCGGCGACGAGGACGCCGCGGAGGTCTTCACGCAGATGGAAGGCCTCTCGCTCTCATGATGCCGGCGATCGATCTTCACATTCCCGGGGACAGGCGCTCCATCTGGGACGTCGTCGACTGGATGACCTCAGCAGCGGCAGGGGTCGACGAACTGGCCGATGGGCTTGCGAGGTTGGGAAGCGACATCCAGTACTCGTGGCAGGGCGACGCGGTGCTGAGTTTTCAGGCGGCGGCGACGAAGCTGCAGCTCGCCTGCGAGCCCATTGCAGCCTACGCTCGCGAAGCCGCAGACGTGTTCACGGCGTTCGCGGAGCGCATCTCTCGGGGCAGGTCGACGTTCGCGGACCACGCGGATTACGCCGCAGCCGCCGGCATTCCCGTGATCGCGGACCGTTTCATGGCACCGCCCGAGTCACCGGTGGAGTTCGCGCCCACCGGCGAGTGCCTGACGCCGGACCCGGCCTCGGCGAAAGCATACGCCGATCGGATCGAGATGTTCCTCGAGATTCGCCGGCTCGTCGCGCTCTGGTTCGACGACACGACTGCGTGGATCACCGACAACATCGTTCCGCTCATCGGCAAGCTGCAGGGCATCACCGGCCTCGATCGAATTCTGCAGCACTTCGACCTCAACGGGTTCGATCTTCTGGAAACGCTCTTGGCTGACGCGGAGCGGCGGGTCGGCTCCCGACTCGATGAGTTCATCGAGCGCCAGCGGTCGTTCGAGGAAGCCTCCGACGAGCACCGCAAGGACACGCGCTCGAACGACCCGCGCCGCCAAGCACGAGTCGACGAGTTCGACAAGGCGGGCAACCGCACCGCGCTCGAAGAGGTCGAAAAGCAGATCGCCCGGCTCGAACCGGGCAAGCTGCTGCTGCGCGGCGGCGGCGCCGCAACGGGCGTCATCGGCGCCGCAGTAGAGCTCGCGGGCGGCGCCTCGCCGGGCGAAGTCGGTGCTGGTGTCGTGGGCGGGGCCGTCGGCGGAGCAGTCGGAGCGGCGATCGGGGGGCTCGCTGTAGCCGTTCCGTACGTGGGCCCACTCATCGTTCCACTCGTTGCCGCTATCGGATCTTCGGGTGGAAGCGCGGCCTCGAAAGCGGCGTGGGGAGCCTGGATCCCCCTGCGCACGAGAGAGGCCGTCGACGCCGGCCTGCACGACGAGTACCGACTGCGGGCGAGGTACGACCCGAACCTACGCCCTCCGCTGATCCGATGAGCGCGCGCACCTGCCGTGGCGCATCGCGCCTCCTGCAGTTCCCCGCTGTCGGCACCGATGCTCCGACCATAGCCGGCGGCGGAGTCTTCGGAGCTCTGCGCTTCTTCTCCGCAGCATTCGTGATCGCAACCGGTCTCTGGGCCGCGGCATGGCTCTTCAGCGATCCCGAAGGCTGGCATTTCGCGGTGGCTCCGTACTTCGTCGTGAATGCAGCGATTGTGCTCGCCTTGACCTGGGCGACGCACCGGGTGGCCGCGCGGCCGCACCGCATTCGCTACTTCACGCGCGCGACCGGCCTGTGGATCGGCTATCCGCAGCGGATGCACCGCTGCATCGCGGCCCTCCTGCTCCTCAACGGTCTCCTCTTGGGCATCGCCAACGCCGTGTACACCTGGGAGTTCTTCGTCGTCGCGGGGAGAAGCGTGCTCGATCTCCCGCGGCTCGCCTGGGGAGTCCTGGCGGTCATTCCCCTCAGTGCGTACGGACTGGCTCAGCTCGCACGGCACCTGCGCCTTCCCCCGGGCGTGCACCTCGAGGAGCGAGGACTGACATTCGCGAGTTCGTCCTTCGAGCGGACTCCATCATGGGAGGAGATCGCAGCCATCGAGGCAGTCGAGGCGGGCAAACCGCACCTCGTCATCGTCGAGAGCAGCGGCCGGCGGAGCAGCGTCAGAGCTCTGGAGCTCGGCTCAGACCCGGTGACGGTCGCCGCGATCCTGCAGTTCTTCCTGCACCGCCCCCAGCACCGCAGCGCGCTCGCCGACCCCCAGCAGGCGATTCGCTGCTTCCTCACCCACCGCCACGACCCATCGTGACGCGGCGTG
It encodes the following:
- a CDS encoding potassium channel family protein, translating into MVDIRSDAPVIVIGLGRFGAATAGQLDRQDREVLVVDTDSGLVQKWADRVTHAVQADARSMEALKQIGADEFQIAVVATGASIESSVLIAANLVDLGVPQIWAKAISISHGKILERIGVHHVIYPEREAGERVAHLLSGSMLDFIQFDDNYVIAKMYPPRSIRGRSLSESGVRTRYRVTVVGVKTPGQPFTHATQETVVSRHDLIIVSGTAADVERFAAIG
- a CDS encoding 30S ribosomal protein bS22, yielding MGSVIKKRRKRMSKKKHRKLLRKTRHQRRNKK
- a CDS encoding glutaredoxin family protein, with the protein product MSPVRLTLIGKPGCHLCDDARLAVDEARRRLDAAGIAVAVEELDITRDAALAEAHAEHIPVVQIDGRRHAIWRVDPDRLVAAATKAARNPLRALRRR
- a CDS encoding flavin-containing monooxygenase, with the translated sequence MTSQQIEDTEVLVVGAGQAGVAMSEHLSQRGIAHIVLERRRIAERWRSERWDSLVANGPAWHDRFPGMEFDDVDPDAFAPKDRVAAYFEEYARRFALPIRTGVEVTRVRKVAGEPGFLAETTSGAIRARYVVAATGAFQNPSIPPLVPADAGVHQLHSSAYRNPEQLPEGGVLVVGAGSSGVQIADELRRSGRDVVLAVGPHDRPPQRYRGRNFVWWLGVLGKWEAAAPPQGAEHVTIAVSGANGGRTIDFRELAASGITLVGRANAYANGVLRFGADLAANIARGDENYLSLLDEADAYIERNGLDLPEEPAAREFGPTPECVSHPLLELDLAERGITSIVWATGFTVDYSWLEVEAFDERGRPLQQRGVSVEPGVYFLGIPWQSRRGSSFIWGVWHDAKYVADQIDIQRGYVAYAGNSYAAGAGAEPPPAGRAPAEIAYAG
- a CDS encoding DUF1028 domain-containing protein, whose amino-acid sequence is MTFSLLLRDPESGEFGSAISSSSPAVAARCVNLADRVGGAHSQNVTDPRLGHRLLDRLRAGDAAAQALEAVVSAADDASIAYRQLLVIDAEGRTAVHSGAQALGVFGSAERENAVAGGNMLASLDVLDALVETALASEGPIEQRLLAALEAAIDAGGEAGPVHSAGISVVANAGWRVTDLRVDWSEHPIVELRRALDVWLPQRDAYVDRGLDPSAAPSYGVPGDE
- a CDS encoding ArsR/SmtB family transcription factor; translated protein: MPDIFGVIADATRRDILQALLEKHVQSAEMSVSEIVSRLGISQPTVSKHLKVLREAELVVVREKGQHRYYSLDPEPLEMIEDFVIPFLSAGFETEVTVEYLSESGERVPGPGMDDEFDEVLPEEATAAAERIGRAAARAEHRVKELVARFKLRG
- a CDS encoding RidA family protein — protein: MTETTHVRLRKFNTKETYPEQNLDNDLCQAVVAGGVVYLRGQIGQDLDTRESVGIGDVAAQTEQAMANIEMLLAEAGSRLADIVKVTIYIVDPRYREDVYRTVGKWLRGVYPVSTGIVVQALARPEWLVEIDATAVLSER
- a CDS encoding Dabb family protein; the protein is MALRHIVSWKFAGETREERDAHAARAIAALEPLQSLVPSVRALSVHRNELFDGANYDLTLIADFDDEAGLAEYAAHPDHLPVIDLMKSITTARAASDFTV
- a CDS encoding TrkH family potassium uptake protein; this encodes MIHSSPARVALLVFTALILVWTALLSLPIASRAREVTPLADALFTAVSAICVTGLSTVDMATHWSLFGDLLILAGLQIGGIGVLTLASILGLTVTRRLGLRSRLLAAGDTNPMRMGRDVSESQAVGLGEIGGLLAAVATSLVVIELALTVFITPRLIAEGYDFWHALWNGFYLAASAFTNTGFVPLPGGLEPFATDTYLLSVLAVGVFLGSIGFPVIFALYRYVIGGGWRAHKRLGLHAKLTLTTTLLFVVFGWIAIAALEFNNTRTLGSQNLGDTLFSSVYMSVMTRSGGLGVMDPNDMNGSTLLVVDMLMFVGGGSASTAGGIKVTTIAVLFLAAYAEARGYKDMQAFDRRIPNEVLRVAVSVLIWGATIVLAASVAIMHLTGEPLDIVLFEVISAFGTCGLSTGLSGELDDPGKYILAATMWAGRVGTVTLAAAVAATSRSRMFRLPEERPIVG
- a CDS encoding LysR family transcriptional regulator → MAQRFPITLTQLVYFAECAKTLNMTAASAELHVAQSAVSTAITQLERSLGASLFIRQHSKGLILTHAGETLLRDAHQLFGSLHSTIDTIRADQSHVQGAITIACFTTLAPFVLPRLLSELRDAHPELEVTVREGDHAECLAALRDGSAELAVTYDLPSGDGIENTRVAEFRPYVILARSHPLASRERLALAELADEPFVLLDLPSSTDYFVRILTEAGITPNLRYRSRSYETVRSMVAMGLGFSILNQRPRTAQTYAGAETVAVEISDDAPGLTLEVSSLAQVRRTSRGRAVEQAIRTLFAPA
- a CDS encoding M20 family metallopeptidase, producing the protein MSDALKERIAAERERIDADLVALSNRLHGDPEPGWREHRSSTAVAALLASHGFTVERPYLGLDTALRATFGDPGAARFTVGLLAEYDALPGLGHACGHNLIAAMSTGAAIALAAVANEVGVAVEVIGTPAEEGGGGKIELLRRGAFAELDLALMAHPAPVDVAEARPFAVAHWHVQYDGVAAHAAAYPERGVNANDAFIIAQTAIALLRQQLPSGVRVHGVQTRGGEAPNAIPERTEGRWYVRAETTEQLLALEARVRRCFEAGALATGTTLTITPESERYAEMRTDVEALEAYRRNAIALGRDFDVPPEAATMNRASTDMGNVSAVVDAIHPYIGVGGTASNHQPAFAEACVGPAAERALRDGATALAWTALDVARARGGSG
- a CDS encoding SAV_915 family protein, which encodes MLNDPLHDTSGLRGARARAGRAAAANARGRDPQRIVPPLLYLPVRLLPDGSRIAERLRTTDERVALLAFTALDRLVGSCGPSQAWAVVEVVALDALQAEQPFDLVAFDPDIPIELLGGGRLS